The genome window TTCGATAAGTTCATCATCTGTGCCTGCATAACGCACAAGACATAACTCAGAGGCTTCACAGAATGCCAGACCGAATTTTGCCATGGGAACAGCATTGACCATGGCCTCATATATATCCTCAACAGTTTTTATAAAATGAGAATGTCCTAAAATCATGTTCAACCCGTCCGGGTTTTCGATTTTTACTGTTTTAATGTCCATGTTGCCTCAATATTAAATTATTTGTCACACTTCAACCGACTATCCGCAGGGCAAAATACGGCGTTAGATTAAAAAGAAATATACCTATTTTAAATAGAGCCATACCTGCATAGTGAATTGAATCAAACTTCTCAATTGATAAACTAAACCATTTACAATGAAGCCGATATATCCAATCATGTGCTAACATGAAGAACAAAAACCACCATAACAGCAAACCCGTGTTGATTAATGCACACCAAAGTAAGGCATCGCGAATTATCTCTATTGTCATCATTTATCCTTTATTTGCATCTAATATT of Anaerolineae bacterium contains these proteins:
- a CDS encoding adenosine-specific kinase — translated: MDIKTVKIENPDGLNMILGHSHFIKTVEDIYEAMVNAVPMAKFGLAFCEASELCLVRYAGTDDELIE